A single genomic interval of Halobacillus halophilus DSM 2266 harbors:
- a CDS encoding flavin reductase family protein has translation MDNRMFRTAMGKFTTGVTVIVAEVDGQVHGMTANAFMSVSLDPKLILVSIDKKAKMNEVIQRSNQFTVNILSGNQKEMSMIFAGQIKEDKQVEFETVEGLPVIKDSLVSLVCNVYQDHEAGDHTLYIGEVINLNVQDGDPLAFYEGKYMQMT, from the coding sequence ATGGACAATCGAATGTTCCGAACAGCCATGGGGAAGTTTACGACGGGAGTAACGGTGATTGTGGCAGAAGTTGATGGGCAGGTGCATGGCATGACCGCCAATGCGTTTATGTCAGTCTCCCTTGATCCGAAGCTTATTCTGGTTTCCATCGACAAAAAAGCCAAAATGAATGAAGTGATTCAAAGGTCTAATCAATTCACCGTTAATATTCTCTCTGGCAATCAAAAGGAAATGTCGATGATTTTTGCAGGCCAAATTAAAGAAGATAAACAGGTGGAATTTGAAACGGTCGAAGGTCTTCCCGTCATTAAAGATTCCCTTGTCAGCCTTGTATGTAATGTCTATCAGGACCATGAGGCAGGGGACCACACCCTTTATATAGGCGAAGTGATCAATTTAAATGTTCAAGATGGGGACCCGCTTGCGTTTTACGAAGGTAAATACATGCAAATGACATAA
- a CDS encoding M14 family zinc carboxypeptidase has product MKKKILTVVSTLALCTSLAMPTYAAGNHPGTPEQQTYNSSGFTDYGQLVKKLEKIERSSQGRVDVEVVGQSNQGRDIYQARVGTGDRVILIESEIHGNEKTGTEAILNLLQHLGSSNSPDVKAMLEEVTLVTLPKMNPDASELDRRGNVMSWEEVLQDFPQLQGADGPTWNHYYSENRATIQGDDYASQPGFDVNRDFNPNLDYTPEPEDVPGSSSEPGWYITPEAQTVRDVYKDLEDEFGKVDVFVDLHHQGLYYVDGTSEPVTLSLSGQFVPDPSSEAGSKYAEYEDTYDYDFSRQLNLAAYDALQSMGNSPFDNITLYSQGLDLPGTALGSFALNGSGTVLFEVTGQTQSMGQKKKGMLVKAVETGLQGIIEGVADGSVDELDPERYEDIPETSYQPGI; this is encoded by the coding sequence ATGAAGAAAAAAATCTTAACTGTTGTCAGTACTCTTGCCCTTTGTACAAGTTTAGCCATGCCTACATACGCGGCAGGGAACCATCCAGGCACGCCTGAACAGCAAACTTACAACAGCTCTGGATTTACAGACTATGGCCAGCTTGTTAAAAAACTTGAGAAAATTGAACGATCAAGTCAAGGACGTGTAGACGTCGAAGTAGTAGGACAATCCAACCAAGGTCGAGACATTTACCAGGCACGTGTCGGTACAGGGGATCGTGTCATTTTAATTGAAAGTGAAATCCATGGTAATGAAAAAACCGGCACGGAAGCGATTTTAAATCTACTTCAGCATTTAGGATCCAGCAACTCTCCTGATGTAAAAGCCATGCTTGAAGAAGTTACACTCGTTACGCTGCCTAAAATGAACCCAGATGCTTCAGAACTCGATCGCCGCGGGAATGTCATGTCGTGGGAGGAAGTATTACAGGACTTCCCTCAACTACAGGGAGCAGATGGTCCGACGTGGAACCACTACTATTCGGAAAATAGAGCCACTATACAAGGGGATGACTATGCATCTCAACCTGGATTCGATGTAAACCGCGATTTTAATCCAAATTTAGACTACACTCCTGAACCAGAAGACGTGCCGGGTTCTTCATCAGAACCTGGATGGTATATCACACCTGAAGCTCAAACGGTTCGCGATGTATATAAAGACTTAGAAGACGAATTTGGTAAAGTTGATGTGTTTGTAGACTTGCATCACCAGGGACTTTATTACGTAGATGGAACGTCAGAACCCGTCACACTATCTCTGTCTGGACAATTTGTTCCTGATCCATCAAGCGAAGCAGGGTCTAAATATGCAGAGTATGAAGACACCTATGACTATGATTTCTCACGCCAGCTGAATTTGGCTGCTTATGATGCTCTTCAATCTATGGGGAATTCTCCTTTTGATAACATTACGTTGTACAGTCAAGGTCTGGACTTGCCAGGTACGGCACTAGGATCTTTTGCTTTAAATGGAAGTGGAACCGTTCTTTTTGAAGTTACAGGACAAACACAAAGCATGGGACAAAAGAAAAAAGGAATGCTTGTTAAAGCTGTAGAAACAGGGTTACAAGGCATTATTGAGGGAGTAGCAGATGGATCAGTGGATGAGCTTGATCCAGAACGCTATGAAGATATTCCAGAAACATCTTATCAACCAGGAATTTAA
- the hpaB gene encoding 4-hydroxyphenylacetate 3-monooxygenase, oxygenase component, with product MPAKTGAQYKEKLKNAKNNIYIHGERVEDPTTHPAFKNVVQSMAELYDLQYEKSEKMLYTSPQTGDKVGMSFYRPETIDDLIKRREAIQEWARLSGGLMGRSPDYLNAEVMAMGVANDLFGEDDPMFAENAKNYYDYARENDISLTHTLIHPQVNRQKAQHEQKDANVALHLVEKRSDGIIVDGARLLATQGGITDEILVFPSTVKKAGELDDPYSLAFVVPNNTPGLKFISRESFDNGKNTWDHPLSSRFEEGDAIVYFDLVFVPWEKVFVCGNSSICNRTFTETNAVVHMSHQVVAKNVVKTEFVLGVVLNLMESIGIDKFQHVQDKGTEIMLALETMKSHLFRAEHNAKLDKWGTMTPDFDALNAARNWYPRIYPRLVEILRILGASGLMGIPTEEDFHHEEIGPIVNRALQSKNMEGYERVKLFRLAWDLTMSAFGSRQTHYEYYFFGDPVKMGMTYFEQFNKEPYKDYVQDFLEQVKTSKPNYTNV from the coding sequence ATGCCAGCGAAAACAGGTGCTCAATATAAAGAGAAGTTAAAAAATGCTAAGAATAACATCTATATTCACGGTGAGCGTGTCGAGGATCCAACCACTCATCCTGCTTTTAAAAATGTCGTCCAGTCCATGGCCGAATTATATGACCTCCAATATGAGAAGTCTGAAAAAATGCTCTACACCTCTCCTCAAACGGGCGACAAAGTAGGAATGTCTTTTTACAGGCCGGAAACCATCGATGATTTGATCAAGCGTCGGGAAGCGATCCAGGAATGGGCACGCCTTTCCGGAGGATTGATGGGACGATCCCCTGACTATTTGAATGCAGAAGTAATGGCAATGGGAGTAGCCAATGACTTGTTTGGCGAAGATGACCCGATGTTTGCCGAGAATGCCAAAAATTATTATGACTATGCGCGGGAAAATGATATCAGCTTGACGCACACCCTGATTCACCCGCAAGTGAACCGTCAAAAAGCCCAGCACGAGCAAAAGGATGCCAATGTAGCGCTTCACCTCGTTGAGAAACGCTCCGACGGAATCATTGTCGACGGTGCACGTTTACTTGCTACGCAGGGCGGGATTACCGATGAGATCCTCGTCTTCCCTTCAACCGTTAAAAAGGCTGGCGAGCTCGATGATCCGTATTCTCTTGCCTTTGTGGTACCAAACAATACGCCAGGGCTTAAGTTCATCAGCCGTGAATCCTTTGATAACGGTAAAAATACCTGGGATCACCCATTAAGCAGCCGTTTTGAAGAGGGCGATGCCATTGTTTACTTTGATCTTGTGTTCGTTCCATGGGAAAAGGTTTTTGTTTGCGGCAATTCTTCCATTTGTAACCGCACGTTCACAGAGACCAACGCTGTGGTGCATATGTCTCACCAGGTCGTAGCTAAGAACGTGGTCAAAACGGAATTCGTGCTTGGGGTTGTTTTGAATCTGATGGAATCCATCGGTATCGACAAGTTCCAGCACGTCCAGGACAAAGGTACCGAAATTATGCTGGCGCTTGAAACGATGAAGTCTCACCTTTTCAGGGCCGAGCATAATGCCAAGCTTGATAAATGGGGCACGATGACCCCTGACTTTGATGCTTTGAACGCGGCTAGGAACTGGTATCCGAGAATTTATCCGCGTCTTGTAGAAATCCTTCGAATACTAGGAGCCTCCGGACTGATGGGCATTCCAACCGAAGAGGATTTCCATCACGAAGAAATTGGACCGATTGTCAATCGCGCGCTGCAGTCTAAGAATATGGAAGGCTATGAACGTGTGAAACTCTTCCGCCTTGCGTGGGATCTCACGATGAGTGCCTTTGGCAGCAGGCAGACGCACTATGAATATTACTTCTTCGGCGATCCTGTGAAAATGGGGATGACTTACTTTGAACAGTTCAACAAAGAACCATATAAGGATTACGTACAGGATTTCCTGGAGCAAGTAAAAACGTCCAAACCAAACTATACAAACGTATAA
- a CDS encoding potassium channel family protein, with amino-acid sequence MSKNNFKNVFNILKTNGLDRVFVFTFAMLFISTLIIKHTESSITTYGDGLWWSIVTATTVGYGDISPSTLPGRLVAIFIMMIGIGLVGMLTGSITTYFVKSHKATNPTITFIKSELDRFEELTPKEVNRIKLLVDDLEQEHSNTNINP; translated from the coding sequence ATGTCTAAAAACAATTTTAAAAATGTCTTTAATATCCTTAAAACAAATGGATTAGATCGAGTATTTGTATTTACTTTTGCAATGTTATTCATTTCTACCCTAATCATTAAGCACACTGAAAGTAGTATTACAACTTATGGAGATGGACTATGGTGGTCTATAGTCACAGCAACAACTGTAGGTTATGGAGATATTTCACCATCAACTTTGCCCGGAAGGCTTGTTGCCATATTTATTATGATGATCGGAATTGGACTTGTAGGCATGTTAACAGGTTCCATTACTACATATTTCGTGAAATCACACAAAGCCACTAATCCTACTATTACTTTTATAAAATCAGAACTGGACCGGTTTGAAGAACTCACCCCTAAAGAAGTAAATCGTATAAAATTATTAGTAGATGATTTAGAACAAGAGCATTCCAATACAAATATCAATCCATAG
- a CDS encoding M14 family metallopeptidase, with amino-acid sequence MKKKVLSMALAGTLLAAGAATGPVLAGNSANGPNYEGNETIKNERLHSYEEMVKVLEKADSQSEAMELETYGESVKGRDLYLAKFSSDEDNPTVLFLTQQHGNETLTTEGALKLIQNLTSNGKKNQEILDNVNVLIAPRLNVDGAEGDVNFSLDDYVSGTHTRYNANGVDLNRDHVDREQPETEAFHENVLQKYSPDYMIDLHHQGTQTTLGDSDELVSGSILYPTTENVDDEVLQRSKQLGSVVYNAVSDKGYGLLSKYPGGKAETISRNGLAVEYDVATLLFEMRGMADHEYEDYVLGQKSNGKLIQQAVTAMEATLEALADGSINDADTSFWDDLPLSGYGE; translated from the coding sequence ATGAAGAAAAAAGTCTTATCAATGGCTTTAGCAGGTACTTTACTTGCTGCTGGAGCCGCAACAGGACCAGTATTGGCAGGTAACAGTGCCAACGGTCCAAATTATGAAGGTAATGAAACGATTAAAAATGAACGCCTTCATAGTTATGAAGAGATGGTCAAAGTATTGGAGAAGGCTGACAGTCAATCTGAAGCTATGGAGCTTGAAACTTACGGAGAATCTGTAAAAGGACGAGACTTATACTTAGCAAAATTCTCTTCTGATGAAGATAATCCTACTGTACTATTTCTTACCCAGCAGCATGGAAACGAGACGTTAACAACAGAAGGGGCTCTTAAACTTATTCAGAATTTAACTTCAAACGGAAAGAAAAATCAAGAAATTCTAGATAACGTAAATGTTCTTATTGCTCCACGATTGAATGTTGATGGGGCAGAAGGAGATGTTAATTTCTCATTAGATGATTACGTATCAGGTACACATACGCGCTATAACGCAAACGGAGTTGATTTAAACCGTGACCATGTGGATCGTGAACAGCCTGAAACGGAGGCCTTTCATGAGAATGTTCTACAAAAGTACAGTCCGGATTACATGATTGATCTTCATCACCAAGGTACACAAACGACCCTGGGTGATTCAGATGAGCTTGTGTCAGGTTCTATTCTTTATCCGACGACAGAAAATGTAGATGATGAAGTGCTTCAACGTTCTAAGCAGCTTGGTTCTGTGGTTTACAATGCTGTAAGTGATAAAGGTTATGGCTTACTTTCTAAGTATCCTGGTGGAAAAGCAGAAACGATCAGCCGTAACGGTCTTGCAGTAGAATATGATGTCGCCACGTTATTGTTTGAAATGCGTGGAATGGCTGATCACGAATACGAGGATTATGTCCTGGGACAAAAGAGCAATGGCAAGCTGATTCAACAAGCCGTTACTGCAATGGAAGCCACACTTGAAGCTCTAGCTGATGGTTCTATTAACGATGCAGATACGTCCTTCTGGGATGACCTTCCGCTTAGTGGATACGGCGAATAA
- the hpaD gene encoding 3,4-dihydroxyphenylacetate 2,3-dioxygenase, which translates to MDFDIIRAGRAVLHVTDLEKSRAFYEALGFIETASDDEQIFFRGLEEHNHHSLVLKKRESPAVEVISYKVKSEKDIDQLAAFYEKQGTELKWMEAGSQEAVGRALRIQDPSGLPVEYYAEMDQAERMIQKYHHHKGAKVQRIDHFNCMVTDVEKAYDHYINQLGFACSEYTEGEEKKIWAAWLHRKPSVHDVAYMNGLGPRLHHIGFWLKDPMNLIDGCDVLASMGYGPAIERGPGRHGLSNALFLYLRDPDGHRIELYNGDYLTSDPDFKPVRWDLDDPMRQTFWGHEAPDSWFDEASEVLDVHSNKKVTLTEPKLKKRKPTFVT; encoded by the coding sequence ATGGATTTTGATATCATCCGTGCGGGCCGGGCCGTTTTACATGTCACAGACTTAGAGAAATCAAGAGCTTTCTATGAAGCTCTTGGTTTCATAGAAACAGCGTCAGATGATGAACAAATTTTTTTCCGGGGGCTTGAAGAGCATAATCACCATAGTCTTGTTCTGAAGAAAAGAGAGAGTCCTGCTGTAGAAGTGATCAGCTATAAAGTGAAATCTGAGAAAGACATCGATCAATTGGCTGCTTTCTATGAGAAGCAGGGCACCGAATTGAAATGGATGGAAGCAGGGTCCCAAGAAGCCGTTGGGCGCGCGCTGAGAATTCAGGATCCATCTGGTTTACCTGTAGAGTACTATGCGGAAATGGATCAGGCGGAACGAATGATTCAGAAGTATCACCATCATAAAGGTGCAAAAGTGCAGCGGATTGACCATTTTAACTGCATGGTTACCGATGTAGAAAAAGCATACGATCATTATATCAATCAGTTAGGCTTTGCCTGTTCGGAATATACCGAAGGGGAAGAAAAGAAAATCTGGGCAGCCTGGCTGCACCGTAAACCAAGTGTCCACGATGTAGCTTATATGAATGGTCTTGGACCAAGGCTCCACCATATCGGTTTCTGGTTAAAAGACCCGATGAATTTGATCGATGGCTGTGATGTGCTTGCATCGATGGGTTACGGTCCAGCGATTGAACGCGGTCCTGGACGGCACGGTTTATCCAATGCGCTCTTTCTTTACTTGCGGGATCCGGATGGTCATCGTATCGAACTCTATAACGGAGATTATTTAACAAGTGACCCTGACTTCAAACCGGTCCGCTGGGATCTGGATGACCCAATGCGTCAGACGTTTTGGGGACACGAAGCACCAGACAGCTGGTTTGATGAAGCCTCAGAAGTCCTCGATGTTCATTCCAATAAAAAAGTAACGCTGACAGAGCCGAAATTGAAAAAACGCAAGCCGACGTTTGTAACTTGA
- the hpaI gene encoding 2,4-dihydroxyhept-2-ene-1,7-dioic acid aldolase: MRDYQEIKSKLRGSVTPVITPFKANHDIDFDTFSSLIEFQLENGTHAISVTGTSGEPSSLTEEERVEVMRTAYKTINGRVPFVPGTGSTNHDETMRLTKKAEEIGADAAMVIVPYYNKSNQQALYKHFKTVADAVEIPIIVYNIPGRTAQNLHVDTLAQLSKDCPNIIGVKESNKDFEHVNRVLLKCGRDFLLFSGIELLCYPMLAIGGVGSVSATANVLPGKVAQMHDAWFDGDVATAQKLHYELMELNDVLFKDTNPAPVKAALGMMGKIEPHLRLPMDLPSEELQNEIRETLNKYGVSLQYV; encoded by the coding sequence ATGAGAGATTATCAAGAGATAAAATCAAAGTTAAGAGGTTCGGTTACACCTGTGATCACACCCTTTAAAGCAAATCATGACATTGATTTTGATACCTTTTCAAGTCTCATTGAATTTCAATTGGAGAATGGCACCCATGCGATTTCAGTTACCGGAACATCGGGGGAACCCAGCTCGTTAACAGAGGAGGAACGCGTGGAGGTCATGAGGACTGCATACAAGACCATTAATGGCCGAGTTCCGTTTGTACCGGGAACAGGGTCCACCAATCACGATGAGACGATGCGCCTGACGAAAAAGGCAGAAGAGATCGGAGCCGATGCGGCGATGGTTATCGTGCCTTACTACAACAAGTCGAATCAGCAGGCGTTATACAAGCACTTCAAAACGGTCGCAGACGCTGTAGAGATTCCGATTATTGTGTATAACATTCCGGGACGTACCGCCCAGAACCTGCATGTTGATACATTAGCTCAGCTGAGCAAAGACTGTCCGAACATTATCGGTGTAAAAGAATCAAACAAAGACTTCGAACACGTCAATCGTGTGCTACTCAAATGTGGCCGTGATTTTCTGCTGTTCTCGGGTATCGAACTGCTTTGCTATCCGATGCTTGCGATTGGCGGAGTAGGATCTGTCAGTGCCACAGCGAATGTCCTGCCAGGAAAAGTAGCTCAGATGCACGATGCCTGGTTCGACGGGGATGTAGCCACCGCCCAAAAACTCCATTATGAATTAATGGAGCTGAACGATGTCCTGTTTAAAGATACGAATCCAGCACCTGTGAAAGCGGCCCTTGGGATGATGGGCAAAATTGAACCTCATTTAAGGCTGCCGATGGATCTTCCATCTGAGGAACTGCAGAATGAGATTCGTGAGACTTTGAATAAATATGGTGTCAGCCTGCAATATGTATAA
- a CDS encoding FAD synthetase family protein, translated as MITIAITHPIAPSIQENSPSCVLALGFFDGVHLGHQKIIRTAKKIAKDKGLKLAAMTFAQHPSSVIPKGPTITRFITPLSAKAKIFEQLGVDILYVVDFTKELAQVPHQQFVDQYLCGLNSKHVVAGFDYKYGFKGKGDMNQLPVDSKGRFGITTVSKFEKHEQKVSSTLLRTLISTGRVEEVPHYLGKSYEMAGKAEGKGKTCTFSFDPSYYMPVPGHYEVTVKSDLYQAKGMCEIKSIYSPGELTVTLFEDTLYQDFENATLQWNNFIADFEMDILHAQGDLRELEMSM; from the coding sequence ATGATCACTATCGCTATCACACACCCGATTGCACCATCCATTCAAGAGAACAGTCCGTCCTGTGTCCTGGCTTTAGGATTCTTTGACGGTGTGCACTTAGGCCATCAGAAGATTATTCGTACAGCGAAGAAGATAGCTAAAGATAAGGGGTTAAAACTTGCAGCTATGACCTTTGCCCAACATCCCTCTTCGGTTATTCCGAAAGGCCCGACTATTACTAGATTTATAACGCCGCTTTCTGCAAAAGCGAAAATCTTTGAGCAGCTTGGCGTTGATATCCTTTATGTTGTTGATTTTACCAAGGAGCTGGCCCAAGTTCCTCACCAGCAATTTGTGGATCAATATCTATGCGGACTCAACAGTAAGCACGTCGTTGCCGGATTTGATTATAAATATGGATTCAAAGGCAAGGGTGATATGAATCAACTGCCTGTAGATAGTAAAGGGCGATTTGGAATCACGACGGTTTCAAAATTTGAGAAGCATGAGCAAAAAGTAAGCTCTACTCTTTTGAGGACGCTTATTTCTACGGGCAGGGTTGAAGAGGTTCCCCACTATCTCGGAAAAAGCTATGAAATGGCGGGCAAAGCGGAAGGCAAAGGAAAAACCTGTACATTTTCTTTTGACCCTTCTTACTATATGCCGGTCCCCGGGCATTACGAAGTGACCGTAAAGAGTGATCTATATCAAGCGAAAGGGATGTGTGAGATCAAATCGATTTACAGTCCGGGAGAGCTTACGGTCACCTTGTTTGAGGACACTCTATACCAAGATTTTGAGAATGCCACGCTGCAGTGGAACAATTTCATTGCCGACTTTGAAATGGACATTCTTCATGCCCAGGGAGATTTACGAGAATTAGAGATGAGTATGTAA
- a CDS encoding LysR family transcriptional regulator: MDIKQLRYFRTVAEEGQVTKAAKKLHMAQPPLSQQIKLIEEELDLKLFDRHGRKLELTSAGEVLYQKAGQILNELEETIVEVKETHEGITGTLQIGSNKSCFSSLTGPLNQMRQQYPQLTYQLREGDTYFLAECIRRREIEMAVVRLPIERDEFELIPLSPEPYVLVTPAYWDVFPADTAEVEVEDLKGIPLMLLHRISGMGQFELIVDECRKHGFDPNVICECPDPTMLLSLVANGMGASIVPRSTLEAFFFSNIKSYEFRNADIEAEAAIIWHKDRYLTKASRRLLRLFEVNKTSLENPVIDHLFTVDKN, encoded by the coding sequence ATGGATATTAAGCAATTGCGATACTTTCGCACAGTGGCTGAGGAAGGGCAAGTAACCAAAGCAGCAAAAAAGCTGCATATGGCTCAGCCTCCTCTCAGCCAGCAAATTAAATTGATAGAGGAAGAACTTGACCTGAAGCTGTTTGACCGTCATGGCCGTAAACTCGAATTAACAAGCGCAGGAGAAGTGCTCTACCAAAAAGCAGGTCAGATTCTTAACGAGTTAGAGGAAACGATTGTGGAAGTTAAGGAGACCCATGAAGGAATTACAGGTACTCTTCAAATAGGTTCCAACAAATCATGCTTTTCGTCCTTAACAGGTCCGTTAAATCAAATGAGACAGCAATATCCCCAACTGACCTATCAACTTAGAGAAGGAGATACCTACTTTCTGGCCGAATGTATTCGAAGACGGGAAATTGAAATGGCCGTTGTCCGCCTGCCAATTGAACGGGATGAATTTGAATTGATCCCTCTCTCTCCTGAACCTTATGTATTAGTGACCCCTGCCTACTGGGACGTGTTCCCGGCAGATACTGCAGAAGTGGAGGTCGAGGACTTAAAAGGTATTCCGTTAATGCTATTGCACCGCATCAGCGGTATGGGACAATTTGAATTGATCGTGGATGAATGCAGGAAGCATGGGTTTGACCCTAATGTGATTTGTGAATGCCCAGATCCAACCATGCTATTATCGCTCGTAGCTAATGGAATGGGAGCATCCATTGTTCCGCGCTCTACTTTGGAAGCGTTCTTTTTTTCTAATATCAAGAGCTATGAGTTTAGAAATGCGGATATTGAAGCGGAAGCTGCGATTATCTGGCATAAAGACCGATATTTAACGAAAGCTTCCCGAAGGCTGCTTCGATTGTTCGAAGTAAACAAGACTTCCTTAGAAAATCCAGTTATCGATCATCTATTCACTGTAGATAAGAATTGA
- the hpaE gene encoding 5-carboxymethyl-2-hydroxymuconate semialdehyde dehydrogenase has product MSELTLSDINQAGKRVIKEVKDVQLYIDGAFVDAESHKQFDNYNPFTNEKINKVASGAEADIDKAVKAARKAFKGEWGNLSQNERLSYIYKIADLIDEHIEEIAPLESYDTGLPISQTKKMVARAAQNFRFYAEMVKSRLVGDAYQVDHDFLNYTIHKPVGVAGLITPWNAPFMLETWKIAPALATGNTVVLKPAEWSPLTANRLAEIIDKAGLPDGVFNVVHGYGETAGASLVAHEDVELISFTGETATGSEIMKNGADTLKRFSMELGGKSPIIVFDDADFERAIDACTWGIFSFNGERCTANSRLYVHEDIASDFIAALKDRVENIVVGDPMKDDTQVGPLIHTKHYESVKSYLELAKEEGCQVISGSVPEEHSRGNFVAPTLLLNADTSMRVVQEEIFGPVIAVMTFKDEAEAVDLANNVRYGLAGYVWTKDLQRGHRVAQAVDAGMLWINSQNVRDLRTPFGGSKHSGIGREGGHYAFEFYTEVQIIHVALGDHRIPQFGKK; this is encoded by the coding sequence ATGAGTGAACTTACTTTATCAGATATTAACCAGGCAGGAAAACGTGTGATCAAAGAAGTGAAAGATGTTCAGCTTTACATTGATGGAGCTTTTGTAGATGCGGAAAGTCATAAGCAATTTGATAATTATAACCCTTTTACGAATGAAAAGATCAATAAAGTGGCTTCTGGAGCGGAAGCGGATATAGACAAAGCGGTGAAAGCTGCAAGGAAAGCTTTTAAGGGAGAGTGGGGAAACCTTTCTCAAAATGAACGGTTAAGCTACATTTACAAAATTGCAGACTTGATTGATGAGCATATTGAGGAAATTGCTCCGCTTGAATCCTACGATACTGGTCTGCCGATCAGCCAAACGAAAAAAATGGTCGCTCGCGCTGCTCAGAATTTCAGATTTTACGCAGAGATGGTGAAAAGCCGTCTGGTCGGGGATGCCTACCAGGTGGATCATGACTTTCTCAACTACACGATTCACAAGCCCGTTGGAGTAGCGGGGTTAATCACACCCTGGAACGCACCATTCATGCTTGAGACGTGGAAGATTGCACCAGCGCTGGCTACCGGAAATACAGTCGTTCTAAAACCGGCCGAATGGTCACCGCTTACAGCGAATCGCTTAGCGGAAATTATTGATAAGGCTGGTCTTCCAGACGGTGTCTTTAACGTTGTTCATGGATATGGAGAGACGGCCGGGGCATCGTTAGTCGCTCATGAAGATGTGGAGCTGATCTCGTTTACAGGAGAAACGGCGACAGGATCTGAGATTATGAAAAATGGCGCGGACACGCTCAAACGCTTTTCGATGGAGTTAGGAGGGAAGTCCCCAATCATCGTGTTTGATGATGCAGACTTTGAACGGGCCATCGATGCCTGCACGTGGGGGATCTTCTCCTTTAACGGGGAACGATGCACGGCAAACTCGAGATTATATGTCCACGAAGACATCGCTTCCGATTTTATCGCCGCTCTAAAAGATCGAGTGGAGAACATTGTTGTCGGTGACCCCATGAAAGATGATACTCAGGTCGGCCCGTTAATTCATACGAAACACTATGAAAGTGTGAAAAGCTATCTGGAACTGGCAAAAGAAGAAGGGTGTCAGGTGATCAGCGGATCGGTGCCGGAAGAACACAGCCGCGGCAATTTTGTAGCGCCAACGCTGCTTCTTAATGCAGATACATCGATGAGAGTGGTACAGGAAGAGATTTTTGGTCCAGTAATTGCTGTGATGACCTTCAAAGATGAAGCGGAAGCGGTTGATCTAGCGAATAATGTTCGTTACGGACTGGCGGGCTATGTGTGGACGAAAGATCTTCAGCGCGGTCACCGGGTTGCGCAGGCGGTGGACGCTGGAATGTTGTGGATCAACTCTCAGAATGTGCGGGATTTGAGGACTCCTTTCGGTGGATCCAAGCACAGTGGAATTGGTCGAGAGGGCGGACATTATGCTTTTGAATTTTATACAGAAGTGCAAATCATCCATGTAGCGCTCGGAGATCACCGTATCCCGCAATTCGGAAAAAAATAA